ACTTGCCTGTTAGGGAAAAGAAAGCGACAGATACACTTAAAAGAGCAAATTTACTACCAATTCTAGTTACGATAGTGGACTCGAGCCAGGGAATATTAACAAATGCAATGTCGAGGTTATTTGAAAGCATATCAGCTATACTGATTCGCTTCACTACTTCTTCTGACAAAAAGCTACAACATTACTCTGCTGAAAATGGAATCATTCCGGTGCTAGTGAAATTACTATCAACTGGATCAATACTCACCAAATGTAATGCTGCAACAGCTCTAGCTCATTTATCACAGAACACAGTATCCTAGAGAAAAACAAGAAAGCCAAGTTGGTTATGTGGCTCACATACGGGAACTGCATTTTGTGAAGTCCATAATGGTAACTGTTTTGTCAAAAGTACTTTCTGCATGGTTAAAGCAGACGCAATTCGTCCACTTATCCGAATATTGGAAGGTAAAGAAAGGGAAGGTAAAGAAAGGGATGCAGATGAAGCAGTTCTTATTGCACTCTCCACACTTCTACAATATGAAATATCGGAATCAGGAAGCAATTATATTGCAAAACTATCCAGTGTCCAAGCCATTATAAAAGTTTTGGAGTTTGGAACCGTAAAGGCTCAACAAAAAGGGTTATGGGCGTTGGACAGGATTTTTAAAACTGAGGTTCACAGAATAGAGTATGGAAACTCTGCTCAAGTGGTACTTATTGAGCTCGCCCAGAAGGGCGATCTTAAATTGAAACCTACAGTCGCTAAACTATGGGCCCAGCTCGAGCTATTGCAACCTCAGTCAAGTTACTTTTAAGAAATAGTGCATCAAGTAAGATGAAAAAATGATTTGTTGTTCGGTATGTTTATACTTGGGTTTCTAGATATTTATAGCTTACTTGTTTGGCTTGAGAACTTCTATCAAGTACTAGAAATGATCAATATCTTTTGTAAGTAAAGGAAGAGTGAAAGAAAGAAATGTTGATATGTTTTTTGGGTGCACACCTACTTGTTACTTTTTACGGCTTCTCAATTTTTTGCCTGTAGATCTCCAAGGATATTTGCACAGTTTCTGATTTTATTTCAACACATTGCAAGTTTTTAAGATCTAGATACTTTATCAGAGAGCCAAGGTGTAACCAGAAATGAGCTGGACATATTTCGTGTGGAGTGTATTGAGTAATGTTTCATTGATGCACCATACATTCAACATGCTTGTGAGTGTCGATCACAGGTAGGGCAAGTTTAAGTATGCGCATAAATTTTGATTTACTAACCTGCTGATTTGATCAAGTGAAGATTACTCGGTCAAGTCCTTTCTGGTTCTTAGACTGCAGACCTTTATCAACATCGACCTAGTAATAAAAATTATCAGATTTAGAAACACTAGAGAAAAACAAAGAGCTAGAAAACAGTAACTATATAATCAAATTCGTTCCCATAAAGCAAGCAAACAAAGCAAACAGCAGAATTGCAATTCTCAGATGGCTTCTCATGTACATCAAAATGCTCCAATTGTTAATCTTTTTGTGTTTACTTGTTAATATTTGTTTGCATTCTGTAACAATTAGTACAAGGTTGTCACATTTTAATCATCTAAGAACTCTTTATAGTACAAGGAGATCAATGCATTCAAGTCAGAGGATACTAATGTGCTCTGCCGGAACTATTTAGAATTAATGAATCAAGTTCTATACATTACGATCAAATTTACCAAAAAAAGCACATCACTCATTTGCTACTTCAAATTATTCACTCGAGTGTGGATTAGTTTACAACAACTATGCTTTGGGGCAGACCAAAAATGTCAACAGCCAGATCTTAAACAAAGATAGAGTAATATTTATGCAGTAGATGATCTTGCAACATTTGACAAGGTTttctttatataaaaaaattcagataCAACAGAGTTTCGCCATATGGAAATCATCTACTTGCACCATTGTCCAGAGTATTACTATGGAGCAATTAAACATACCATATACAAGCTTGGCATTACAACATACAAGTATCTACTTGGGTATCTCAAAATGTACTTTTATCGCAGGAGATTCAATAATAAGTGCCTGCATATCTTCATAATATGTTTCTAGGAGATTGTCATTTGAACCTGAGGCGTGCTCTTTTTCCTTGAGTGAAGTTGGCATGGGATGCTCCTTTTGTTTTTCAACACTGTTGGACATATCATCATGGAACAACTTCAGTGCATCAGATGTAGAAAGACCATTAACAGAGTCGTGTAGGTGAATGAACTTATTTCTCTGTTCCTCGGATTCAACCAACCTCTTCTTAACCTCATCCGGAAGGCAGGCTAGAGCACTTCAACAACGTGAGACATGGAAAAACTAAGTTAAAAATTTCCGAATTCAATCAACTTGCGAAGTATTAGAGGAAGCATAGGCTTTGTTTCTagcattagaaaagaaaatgtCCATTTACCTACTAACACCTCTAACAAGACCCCACTTGTATCCAACAAAGACAGACTCACTAAAACCAGTATTGAAACCTTCTTGTGCAGAAGCTTCTTTCCCAGCCATGAGACCATCTCGGTATCCAATCTGTTTATTAAAAAGGAATTATAATATTCAGTTCAGATACATTTTTGACAGCATTACAGGAAACTATCAAAGAAATCCATATAAATAGACTTCCACATATAAATATTCAGTTCAGATTGAGGATTAAGTGATCTGAATAGAAAGCAGGGATTCTTTGGTAAGCCAAGGAATCCCCGTATCCCCACGCACCCTCGTATCGGATACTCAGATTCTTGAAgatgcttaattactcataataTCCCACCTCAATTTTTTCTTTTACACAATTTGTACAACAAAATTAAAT
The sequence above is drawn from the Apium graveolens cultivar Ventura chromosome 2, ASM990537v1, whole genome shotgun sequence genome and encodes:
- the LOC141709029 gene encoding uncharacterized protein LOC141709029 isoform X1, with amino-acid sequence MTTSIADELYSEILEQSNGEVGSKSTSLANHFNSSDSHEDDLWIEDGLSWNGSNNESGTESDLDREWQRRRDQFHTIGYRDGLMAGKEASAQEGFNTGFSESVFVGYKWGLVRGVSSALACLPDEVKKRLVESEEQRNKFIHLHDSVNGLSTSDALKLFHDDMSNSVEKQKEHPMPTSLKEKEHASGSNDNLLETYYEDMQALIIESPAIKVHFEIPK
- the LOC141709029 gene encoding uncharacterized protein LOC141709029 isoform X2, which translates into the protein MTTSIADELYSEILEQSNGEVGSKSTSLANHFNSSDSHEDDLWIEDGLSWNGSNNESGTESDLDREWQRRRDQFHTIGYRDGLMAGKEASAQEGFNTGFSESVFVGYKWGLVRGVSSALACLPDEVKKRLVESEEQRNKFIHLHDSVNGLSTSDALKLFHDDMSNSVEKQKEHPMPTSLKEKEHASGRC